A genome region from Cyprinus carpio isolate SPL01 chromosome B23, ASM1834038v1, whole genome shotgun sequence includes the following:
- the LOC109064911 gene encoding E3 ubiquitin-protein ligase TRIM39-like: protein MASSSGPLNEELQCSICLDVFTDPVTTPCGHNFCRTCLNKHWTRTQTCFCPFCKETFRKRPDLKINTTLREVVQHFMEKLYLGESEVLCDICVERKQKAVTSCLTCQSSYCETHLEPHHRVPRLKKHKLINAVENLEDYICRKHERPLELFCRDDQTSVCQSCTEGDHRTHNTVPIEEESQQKKNQLLQTQTATQQMIQKRIKKIQEIQHSVEERKRNTEKEKSASVGLFTDLIRSIERCQSELLKMMEEQQKAAEKQAEDLIKELQQEITDLKKRNTELEQISHTDDHLHLLQMFSSLCSGPHTKNWTEISIDSDVDVLSINRALIQLEKTLDETLDEKLCQIGLKCLQKFVVDVTLDPDTANPYLILSDDRKQVSRGDIEQDVPKNPKRFNDYCVLAKQGFSSGRFYYEVQVKGKTEWDLGVARESINRKGKITYTPMNGFWTVILRNENQYKACESPSVSFSLKVKPEIVGVFVDYEEGLVSFYDVGSSSHIYSFTGQTFTEKLYPYFSPCVNNKGKNSKPLIITPVNK from the exons ATGGCATCCTCCAGTGGTCCACTAaatgaggagctccagtgctccATCTGTCTGGATGTGTTCACTGATCCAGTCACCACTCCATGTGGACACAACTTCTGCAGAACCTGCCTGAACAAGCACTGGACAAGAACACAGACCTGCTTCTGTCCATTCTGTAAAGAAACATTCAGGAAAAGACCTGATCTGAAGATTAATACAACACTCAGAGAAGTTGTGCAACACTTTATGGAGAAGCTCTATCTAGGAGAATCTGAGGTGTTGTGTGACATCTGTGTTGAAAGAAAGCAGAAAGCTGTGACGTCCTGCCTGACGTGTCAAAGCTCTTACTGTGAGACTCACCTGGAGCCTCATCACAGAGTCCCACGTCTAAAGAAACACAAACTGATCAACGCTGTGGAAAATCTGGAGGATTATATATGCCGGAAACATGAGAGACCTCTGGAACTGTTCTGCAGAGATGATCAGACGAGTGTGTGTCAGTCCTGCACTGAAGGAGACCACAGGACTCACAACACTGTTCCTATAGAGGAGGAGAGTCAGCAGAAGAAG AATCAGCTTCTTCAGACACAGACAGCCACGCAGCAGATGATCCAGAAAAGAATTAAGAAGATTCAAGAGATCCAGCACTCAGTAGAGGAGAGAAag agaaacacagagaaggaAAAATCAGCCAGTGTTGGGCTCTTCACTGATCtgatccgctccattgagagatgtcagtctgagctgctgaagatgatggaggaacagcagaaagcagcagagaAACAGGCTGAAGATCTCATTAAAGAGCTGCAGCAGGAAATCACTGATCTGAAGAAGAGAAACACTGAGCTGGAGCAGATCTCACACACTGATGATCATCTGCACCTCCTACAG ATGTTCTCATCTCTGTGCAGTGGTCCACACACCAAGAACTGGACTGAGATCAGTATTGACTCTGATGTGGATGTGCTATCAATTAACAGAGCTCTGATTCAGCTGGAGAAAACTCTAGATGAAACTCTAGATGAAAAACTCTGTCAAATTG GGTTGAAATGTCTACAGAAGTTTGTAG TGGATGTGACTCTGGATCCTGATACAGCGAATCCATATCTCATCCTGTCCGATGATAGAAAACAAGTCAGTCGTGGAGACATTGAGCAGGACGTCCCAAAAAACCCAAAGAGATTTAATGACTACTGTGTTCTGGCAAAGCAGGGATTCAGTTCAGGGAGGTTTTACTATGAGGTGCAGGTGAAGGGAAAAACTGAGTGGGATTTAGGAGTGGCCAGAGAATCCATTAACAGGAAGGGGAAGATCACATATACTCCAATGAATGGATTCTGGACTGTGATTCTGAGAAATGAGAATCAGTATAAAGCTTGTGAAAGtccatctgtctctttctctctgaaagTGAAACCTGAGATTGTGggagtgtttgtggattatgaggaGGGTCTGGTTTCTTTTTATGATGTGGGCTCCAGCTCTCATATCTACTCTTTCACTGGTCAGACTTTCACTGAGAAACTCTATCCATACTTTAGCCCATGTGTTAATAATAAAGGTAAAAACTCAAAACCACTGATCATCACACCTGTTAACAAATAA